In the Engystomops pustulosus chromosome 2, aEngPut4.maternal, whole genome shotgun sequence genome, one interval contains:
- the STX19 gene encoding syntaxin-19: MRDRLQELMLKAKDMEESRIKEDTGDEAGDIQQHTVVFEREPVIERYLHEIRKIQNDITDLSDNVTKFGQQQKVLISTMRRFSVLKKESNVTQDIKVQAERIKNRLDTLSQEVQRAETETGSSSSLTRILKHHHAALFRSFQSVMFRYNEAITSKQAKCKTFIIRQLEVAGKEVSEEEVNKMVEQGKWDVFNENLLTEVHITKGQLNEIEQRHKELVSLENQIKDLRDIFLQISFLVEEQGETLNNIEMATRNTEDYVQKTNEKFKLAVKYKKKNPCKSLFCCCCPCC, translated from the coding sequence ATGAGGGATCGTCTTCAAGAGCTGATGCTGAAAGCAAAGGACATGGAAGAATCGAGGATTAAGGAGGACACTGGAGATGAAGCTGGAGATATCCAGCAACACACTGTAGTATTTGAGCGAGAACCCGTCATCGAGCGATACCTACACGAAATCAGGAAGATCCAAAATGATATTACAGACCTGTCAGACAATGTGACCAAGTTTGGACAGCAACAAAAAGTTCTCATCTCCACAATGAGAAGGTTCAGTGTCCTGAAGAAGGAGAGCAACGTGACACAGGACATCAAGGTCCAAGCGGAAAGGATCAAGAACCGACTGGACACCTTATCGCAGGAGGTTCAGAGGGCCGAAACCGAGACAGGGTCGTCATCCAGTCTCACCAGGATCCTAAAACATCACCATGCGGCCCTATTCCGCAGCTTCCAATCCGTCATGTTCCGCTATAACGAGGCGATAACCAGCAAGCAGGCCAAGTGTAAGACCTTCATCATAAGACAACTAGAGGTCGCCGGCAAAGAGGTCAGCGAGGAGGAAGTCAACAAAATGGTCGAACAAGGCAAATGGGATGTGTTCAACGAAAACCTTCTCACCGAGGTCCACATCACCAAGGGACAACTCAACGAGATTGAGCAGAGGCACAAGGAGCTCGTCAGCTTGGAGAATCAGATCAAAGATTTGAGGGACATTTTTCTACAGATTTCTTTTTTGGTAGAGGAGCAAGGGGAGACTCTGAACAACATAGAAATGGCCACAAGGAACACAGAGGACTACGTGCAGAAGACCAATGAAAAGTTTAAGTTGGCCGTGAAATACAAGAAGAAGAACCCCTGCAAGTCCTTGTTTTGTTGCTGCTGTCCGTGTTGTTAA